Genomic segment of Dehalococcoidia bacterium:
AGAAGCCCCCACAGATCAATGTAATAGTGGAGCGCCCCAAGGCCAAAGAACCCGATCCCAGCGCTCTCTCGCAGCAACCGCCATCGCCTGTTCGGACGCCCAGACTGGAGCAGAAACCCTCTTCTTCTTCTCCGGAATCTGCATCGGAACAACGCCCCAAGCCTCCTCCCAAACCGCGTTGGGATATCTCACAGTTCGAGGTTCCCCCGGTGGAGGAAAAAACTCGCTTCCATGACCTCGATATCCCGACGAGCATTATGCATGCCATTGCCGACCTTGGATTTGAGTATTGCACTCCCATTCAGGCAGCGATCCTTCCCAAGGCTCTGACCGGCATGGATGCCAATGGCCGTGCGCAGACAGGCACCGGCAAGACCGCCGCATTTTTGATCACGATCCTCAAGCGATTGCAAGGCAAGCCGCTGAAAGAGAAACGCAATCCTGGAACTCCTCGGGCTCTAATCATCGTCCCCACACGAGAGCTGGCCCTCCAAGTCAAAAAGGATGCCCTCAGTCTGGGAAAGTATTGCCGACTCAGTACCGTCGCTGTCTTTGGCGGCATGGATTACCAGAAACAAAAGCAGTTGCTGGAAGAAAAACTGGTTGATATCGTGGTGGCTACACCGGGTCGGCTTTTAGACTTCAAACGGCAGGGGGATATAGACCTGAGCAAAGTGGAGATACTGATTATCGATGAAGCCGATCAGATGCTCGATATGGGGTTCATTCCCGATGTGCGCCAGATCATCCAGAGCACCCCACCCAAGACTGTTCGACAAACCATGCTCTTCGGAGCTACACTCACGCCAGCAGTTACCAGGCTCGCTTCACAGTGGACAAGAGACCCGTTTGCCGTCGATATCAAGCCGGAACAGGTGACGGTAGACACTATCGACCAGATTGTGTATCTGGTTACAGCCCAGCAGAGATACAACTTGCTTTACAATGTGATCAGCCAACAGGAACTCAAGAGGGTGATGGTTTTCTGCAATCGCCGTGATCAAACCCGGAAGCTGGAGAATCGTCTCAGGGCTAACGGCATCAATTGCGCCTTCATCTCAGGAGAAGTGGATCAGAAGAAGCGAATTCAAACACTGGAGGACTTTCGCGCAGGGAAAATCAGGGTGCTGGTGGCCACCGATGTGGCCGGACGAGGCATTCATGTCGATGACGTCAGTCATGTGGTCAACTACAACTTGCCCGTCGATCCTGAGGACTATGTGCATCGAATCGGAAGAACCGGAAGAGCCGGCGCCCGCGGCACATCCATCAGCTTCGCCACCGAGGACGAGTCGTTCTATCTTCCCGGAATAGAGACCTTCATCGGACAGAAGCTGAAATGCATCTATCCCGAGGATCGTTTACTCGTTCACCCACCACCACCCCAATTTATGCCGCAACAGGGGACCGCTTCAAATGGCCCGCCACTACCAAAGCGTCCTCCCCAGAGACGGCGGCAGCCGCCCCGCAGAGACGGAAACCGGCCGCCTTCGAGTCGATCTGGCGGGACTTCCCATCCTACCGCATAAGCAACGGTTCATCTCTCGGCACGCCTGATCTACCATCGAAGGGGTTTGATCGTAGTTGCTCCATCGGAAATCCCGGAGGCTTTCCAGAGTATATACTCCATCCGCCTTCTCCAGCAGTCTGCTTTTGATTGCCATGCCCCGCAACTCGCCCATCAGGGCA
This window contains:
- a CDS encoding DEAD/DEAH box helicase; translated protein: MERPKAKEPDPSALSQQPPSPVRTPRLEQKPSSSSPESASEQRPKPPPKPRWDISQFEVPPVEEKTRFHDLDIPTSIMHAIADLGFEYCTPIQAAILPKALTGMDANGRAQTGTGKTAAFLITILKRLQGKPLKEKRNPGTPRALIIVPTRELALQVKKDALSLGKYCRLSTVAVFGGMDYQKQKQLLEEKLVDIVVATPGRLLDFKRQGDIDLSKVEILIIDEADQMLDMGFIPDVRQIIQSTPPKTVRQTMLFGATLTPAVTRLASQWTRDPFAVDIKPEQVTVDTIDQIVYLVTAQQRYNLLYNVISQQELKRVMVFCNRRDQTRKLENRLRANGINCAFISGEVDQKKRIQTLEDFRAGKIRVLVATDVAGRGIHVDDVSHVVNYNLPVDPEDYVHRIGRTGRAGARGTSISFATEDESFYLPGIETFIGQKLKCIYPEDRLLVHPPPPQFMPQQGTASNGPPLPKRPPQRRRQPPRRDGNRPPSSRSGGTSHPTA